One Candidatus Binatia bacterium DNA window includes the following coding sequences:
- a CDS encoding M24 family metallopeptidase has translation MWVQADTFTQEQLQRFRTLQRQVFATLERVAATLEPGISEKEATRELRREFRGQGVTTYFHVPVALFGERTTYPGDFGELGALPTDRVLREDDALIVDAAPLLDGFMIDCSLAVPRPGADTATFREADALLAHCRTHILERARERANMREVAREIDVLIREAGFENCHKKHIGKVLGHRVTRSLGGWLGGQRIWGLAPLPVSYFFAYSFVAANAAASFTPNWNATRQSDCPLQSGIWAVEPHVARGETGAKFEEMLVVTDDDAFWLDDELPHHRRWAAAAA, from the coding sequence ATGTGGGTCCAGGCCGACACATTCACGCAGGAGCAGCTCCAGCGATTTCGCACGCTGCAGCGCCAGGTGTTCGCGACGCTGGAGCGCGTGGCTGCGACGCTGGAGCCCGGCATCAGCGAAAAAGAAGCGACACGGGAGCTGCGGCGCGAGTTTCGCGGCCAGGGCGTGACGACTTATTTCCACGTTCCTGTCGCGCTGTTCGGAGAGCGGACGACCTACCCCGGCGACTTCGGCGAGCTTGGCGCGTTGCCAACCGATCGCGTGCTTCGCGAAGACGACGCGCTCATTGTCGATGCCGCGCCGCTGCTCGACGGATTCATGATCGACTGCTCGCTCGCGGTGCCGCGTCCCGGCGCCGACACGGCGACGTTCCGCGAGGCCGATGCGCTGCTCGCGCACTGCCGCACGCACATTCTCGAGCGCGCAAGAGAGCGTGCGAACATGCGCGAGGTCGCGCGCGAAATCGATGTGTTGATCCGCGAGGCCGGCTTCGAGAACTGCCACAAGAAACACATCGGAAAAGTGCTGGGCCACCGGGTGACGCGCAGTCTCGGTGGCTGGCTCGGAGGCCAGAGAATCTGGGGACTCGCGCCGCTGCCGGTCAGTTATTTCTTCGCGTATTCGTTCGTCGCGGCCAACGCCGCGGCTTCCTTCACGCCGAACTGGAACGCGACGCGCCAGAGCGATTGCCCGCTGCAGAGCGGAATCTGGGCCGTCGAGCCGCACGTCGCGCGCGGCGAGACCGGCGCCAAATTCGAAGAGATGCTCGTCGTCACCGATGACGATGCGTTCTGGCTCGACGACGAGCTTCCGCACCACCGCCGCTGGGCGGCCGCCGCAGCCTGA
- a CDS encoding EamA family transporter — translation MAIFAALAAAFLFGISAPLAKVLLRTIDPWALAALLYLGSGCGLVLLRALRGRFAVELDREQWRWLAIATAIGGVVAPILLMSALRQMPASEASLLLNAESVFTTLLAWRFFGENAGARVAAGLVAIVAGAVVIGWPTNAQAGIGGVVPTLAVLGTCLAWALDNNLMRRVSLADVTDVAMLRGLAAGTTNLVLAFAHGASLPEPSGVASAMTLGFFSYGGSLSLYVYSLRHLGAARSGACFAVAPFFGAAIALLLLHEPLTAALAVSAILMAAGVALTVAEPHAHQHTHERMEHVHEHVHGTGDLHHEHVHEPPVPAGTRHSHPHRHDRLTHTHPHFPDAHHQHVH, via the coding sequence ATGGCGATTTTCGCTGCCCTTGCCGCCGCGTTCCTGTTCGGCATCAGCGCTCCGCTGGCCAAGGTGTTGCTGCGGACGATCGACCCGTGGGCGCTGGCCGCGCTGCTCTACCTCGGCTCGGGATGCGGCCTCGTGCTGCTCCGGGCGCTGCGCGGTCGCTTCGCGGTCGAGCTCGATCGCGAACAGTGGCGATGGCTCGCGATTGCAACTGCGATCGGGGGCGTCGTGGCTCCGATCCTGCTGATGTCGGCGCTGCGGCAGATGCCTGCTTCCGAAGCGTCACTGCTGCTCAACGCCGAAAGTGTGTTCACTACGCTTCTGGCGTGGCGATTTTTCGGCGAGAACGCAGGCGCGCGCGTCGCGGCCGGGCTCGTCGCGATCGTTGCCGGGGCCGTCGTGATCGGCTGGCCCACCAATGCGCAAGCCGGCATCGGCGGCGTGGTGCCGACTCTGGCCGTGCTCGGCACCTGTCTTGCGTGGGCCCTCGACAACAACCTCATGCGAAGGGTTTCGCTTGCCGACGTCACCGACGTCGCAATGCTTCGCGGCCTTGCGGCCGGCACCACCAACCTCGTGCTCGCGTTCGCGCATGGAGCGTCGCTGCCGGAACCGTCCGGCGTCGCCTCCGCCATGACGCTCGGCTTCTTCAGCTACGGCGGAAGCCTCAGCCTCTACGTGTATTCGCTTCGCCACCTCGGTGCGGCGCGCTCCGGCGCCTGTTTCGCAGTGGCGCCGTTCTTCGGTGCGGCGATCGCGCTGCTGCTGCTGCACGAGCCGCTGACGGCGGCGCTGGCCGTGAGCGCGATCCTGATGGCGGCCGGCGTCGCGCTGACCGTCGCCGAGCCCCACGCCCACCAGCATACCCACGAACGGATGGAACACGTTCACGAGCACGTGCACGGCACTGGTGACCTCCACCACGAGCACGTGCACGAGCCGCCGGTCCCCGCCGGAACCCGGCACAGCCACCCCCACCGTCACGACAGACTTACGCACACCCATCCGCATTTCCCGGACGCCCACCACCAGCACGTGCACTGA
- a CDS encoding FAD-dependent oxidoreductase → MNATRRRVVLVGAGHAHIEVLRRWSLAAPPGATLTLVVDRDCATYSGMVPGVVAGDYRVDQAEIPVAPLASRAGADLVIDVAARIDARSRTVETAGGRAIAYDVASIDIGSSVAGLDLPGVREHALATRPVAHLAGEIDRCLAARSGVATRVAVVGGGAAGVELSFTLEARLAHLGSRREVFLICEREGLLPTYPARVRAVAARLASRRGIRIEATRRVTAVNEHGLVFEDGTLPAELVVWATGAAPPALLADSELVRDARGFVRVAPTLEVVGQRGLFAVGDCASIDGAEWVPKAGVHAVREAPVLDANLRAALAGHPLQHYRPQRDFLSLINLGHRRALAAKWGFVVTGRLLWLLKDRIDRGFVAKYRV, encoded by the coding sequence ATGAATGCAACGCGTCGTCGCGTCGTACTCGTCGGCGCCGGACACGCGCACATCGAGGTGTTGCGGCGCTGGAGCCTCGCCGCTCCGCCGGGCGCGACACTGACGCTCGTCGTCGACCGTGATTGCGCGACGTACTCGGGAATGGTGCCGGGCGTGGTCGCCGGCGATTATCGCGTCGACCAGGCCGAAATCCCTGTCGCTCCGCTGGCTTCGCGCGCCGGCGCCGATCTCGTCATCGACGTTGCCGCGCGCATCGACGCGCGATCGCGCACCGTCGAGACCGCCGGCGGCCGCGCCATCGCGTACGACGTCGCGAGCATCGACATCGGCTCGAGCGTGGCAGGGCTGGACCTGCCCGGCGTGCGCGAGCACGCGCTGGCCACACGGCCCGTCGCTCACCTCGCTGGTGAGATCGACCGGTGCCTCGCCGCGCGATCCGGCGTTGCCACGCGAGTCGCAGTGGTCGGCGGGGGTGCCGCCGGCGTCGAGTTGTCATTCACCCTCGAGGCGCGCCTGGCGCACTTGGGGTCGCGTCGCGAAGTCTTCCTCATCTGCGAACGCGAAGGACTTCTGCCGACGTATCCCGCTCGGGTACGCGCCGTCGCGGCCCGGCTGGCGAGCAGGCGAGGCATCCGCATCGAGGCTACGCGGCGGGTGACTGCAGTGAACGAGCACGGGCTCGTCTTCGAGGACGGGACCCTGCCAGCCGAACTCGTCGTGTGGGCCACGGGCGCAGCTCCCCCTGCCCTGCTGGCCGACAGTGAGCTTGTGCGTGACGCGCGCGGCTTCGTGCGCGTTGCACCGACTCTCGAAGTAGTCGGCCAACGCGGGTTGTTCGCGGTCGGCGATTGCGCCTCGATCGACGGTGCCGAATGGGTACCGAAAGCCGGCGTGCACGCGGTGCGGGAAGCTCCGGTCCTCGATGCGAATCTTCGCGCCGCCCTGGCCGGACATCCGCTGCAGCACTATCGACCGCAGCGTGATTTCCTTTCTCTGATCAATCTCGGGCACCGCCGCGCGCTCGCCGCCAAATGGGGCTTCGTCGTGACGGGACGTCTGCTGTGGCTGCTGAAGGACAGGATCGACCGCGGCTTCGTCGCGAAGTACCGCGTCTGA